A genomic region of Barnesiella viscericola DSM 18177 contains the following coding sequences:
- a CDS encoding fumarylacetoacetate hydrolase family protein: MKIIAVGWNYQSHNAEMAQKAIPQAPVVFTMPETALLKSGKPFFLPRFSNRIEYETELVFHISRLGKNIAPKFAHRYYDAVTVGIDFTARDLQAEARAQGNPWDLSKGFDYSAPIGEFLPLPDQPEKAGNIDFTLTLNGQRVQQGNSRDMIFSIDRIIAYVSQFYTLKIGDIIFTGTPAGVGPVQIGDHLEGYIGEKKVLDFFVK, from the coding sequence ATGAAGATAATCGCTGTCGGCTGGAATTATCAATCGCACAATGCAGAGATGGCTCAAAAGGCCATACCGCAGGCCCCCGTCGTCTTCACCATGCCCGAAACGGCCTTGCTGAAAAGCGGCAAGCCCTTTTTCCTGCCCCGATTCTCGAACCGCATCGAATACGAGACTGAACTGGTCTTCCACATCTCCCGACTGGGAAAAAACATCGCCCCCAAATTCGCCCACCGCTACTACGATGCCGTGACTGTGGGCATCGACTTTACCGCCCGCGACCTGCAAGCCGAGGCCCGGGCTCAGGGCAACCCGTGGGACCTGTCGAAGGGGTTTGACTACTCGGCACCTATCGGCGAGTTTCTCCCCCTGCCCGACCAGCCGGAGAAGGCCGGGAATATCGATTTCACCTTGACCCTAAACGGCCAACGGGTGCAACAGGGCAACAGCCGCGACATGATTTTCTCTATCGACCGGATTATCGCCTATGTAAGTCAATTCTACACGTTAAAGATAGGGGACATCATCTTTACGGGGACGCCCGCAGGCGTAGGGCCGGTACAAATCGGCGACCACCTCGAAGGGTATATCGGCGAAAAGAAAGTGCTCGATTTTTTTGTTAAATAG
- a CDS encoding redox-sensing transcriptional repressor Rex, producing MDSSESKSTVKLPEPSLRRLPWYLAYIKLLQTKGEEYVSSTQIAKEIGVDSSKIAKDLSFINISGKTRVGYEINSLVSVLEEFLGFTSMHKAFIFGVGNLGAALMQDSGLSQYGLEVVAGFDVKPELAGTFVNHIPIYHLSQFPQKQKELGVKIGILTVPIDKAQSVTEEMIAGGIKAIWNFTPYRIRVPKHIVIQNTSIYAHLAVMFNRLNNIK from the coding sequence ATGGACAGTTCTGAATCGAAATCTACCGTTAAGTTACCGGAGCCTTCGTTGCGTCGGCTTCCCTGGTATCTGGCTTATATCAAACTGCTGCAAACCAAAGGCGAAGAGTATGTGTCGTCTACCCAGATAGCCAAAGAGATAGGCGTAGATTCGTCGAAAATAGCCAAAGACCTTTCATTCATCAACATCTCGGGGAAGACCCGGGTGGGATATGAAATCAATTCGCTGGTATCCGTCCTGGAAGAGTTTCTGGGATTCACCTCCATGCACAAGGCATTTATCTTCGGTGTCGGTAATCTGGGAGCCGCCCTGATGCAAGACTCGGGTCTGTCGCAATACGGCCTCGAAGTGGTTGCCGGCTTTGACGTCAAGCCCGAGCTGGCCGGTACGTTTGTCAACCACATACCCATCTACCACCTCTCGCAGTTTCCCCAAAAGCAAAAAGAGTTGGGCGTGAAGATAGGTATCCTCACCGTCCCCATCGACAAGGCGCAAAGCGTCACCGAAGAGATGATAGCCGGAGGCATCAAGGCCATCTGGAACTTCACCCCGTACCGAATACGCGTGCCCAAGCACATCGTGATACAGAACACCTCGATTTACGCTCATCTGGCCGTCATGTTCAACCGGCTGAACAACATTAAATAA
- a CDS encoding helix-turn-helix domain-containing protein yields MEDVIMLDSVDKYNKIFGLETLHPMVSVVDLSQATQWPEHFKVNYGVYALFLKNTKCGDITYGRQPYDYQEGTIVCFAPGQVAEVTMAKNSHPSGHGLLFHPDFIRGTALGQEIKKYSFFSYETREALHLSEEERNTVMDCLQKVETELQHPIDKHSRRLITANIGLLLDYCMRFYERQFTTRQESNKDIVVRFERLLDDYFESKAPQELGLPTVKYFAERVFLSPNYFGDLISKQTGKTVSEYIQNRLIDRAKELLLSSSKSMSEIAYDLGFQYPQHMSRMFKRVTGCTPNEFRNSKAV; encoded by the coding sequence ATGGAAGATGTAATCATGCTCGACTCGGTCGACAAGTACAACAAGATATTCGGACTCGAAACCCTGCACCCGATGGTCTCGGTGGTCGATTTATCCCAAGCCACCCAATGGCCCGAACATTTCAAAGTCAACTACGGGGTGTATGCCCTGTTCCTGAAAAACACCAAATGCGGTGACATCACCTACGGACGCCAGCCCTACGATTACCAGGAGGGAACTATCGTCTGCTTTGCCCCGGGACAGGTAGCCGAGGTGACCATGGCAAAAAACAGCCACCCCTCGGGACACGGGCTGCTGTTCCACCCCGATTTCATTCGCGGCACCGCTCTGGGACAGGAAATCAAGAAATACTCGTTCTTCTCCTACGAAACCCGTGAGGCGCTGCACCTCTCGGAAGAGGAGCGCAACACGGTGATGGACTGTCTGCAAAAGGTTGAGACCGAGCTGCAACACCCCATCGACAAGCACAGCCGCCGGCTCATCACGGCCAACATCGGTCTGCTGCTCGACTACTGCATGCGGTTTTACGAACGCCAGTTCACCACCCGCCAGGAGTCGAACAAGGATATTGTCGTGCGCTTCGAACGGCTGCTCGACGACTATTTCGAAAGCAAGGCCCCACAGGAGCTCGGGCTCCCCACGGTCAAATATTTTGCCGAGAGGGTGTTCCTATCGCCCAACTACTTTGGCGACCTCATCAGCAAACAGACCGGGAAAACGGTGTCGGAGTATATCCAAAACCGTCTCATCGACCGGGCCAAAGAGCTGCTGCTCTCCTCGTCCAAGTCGATGAGCGAGATTGCCTACGACCTGGGATTCCAATACCCGCAGCACATGAGCCGCATGTTCAAGCGCGTGACCGGCTGTACCCCCAACGAGTTCCGCAACTCGAAAGCCGTCTGA
- a CDS encoding carboxymuconolactone decarboxylase family protein: protein MRRILFILALVAWTINSTTIMAQEKIKQTAGRDQLGEFAPQFAALNDDVLFGEVWSRTDKLGLRDRSLVTITSLISQGITDSSLTYHLQTARQNGITRTEIAEIITHIGFYAGWPKAWAAFRLAKEVWAEDTAGDDARAAFQREMIFPIGEPNTAYARYFIGNSYLAPISREQVVVSNVTFEPGCRNNWHIHRAKNGGGQMLIGVAGRGWYQEEGKPAVEILPGTVIHIPANVKHWHGAAADSWFAHLAFEIPGEETANEWLEPVSDEAYNQLDK from the coding sequence ATGAGAAGAATTTTATTTATACTTGCGCTTGTCGCATGGACGATAAACAGTACTACTATTATGGCACAGGAAAAAATCAAACAGACGGCTGGCCGTGACCAGCTAGGGGAGTTTGCCCCTCAATTCGCCGCACTTAACGACGACGTGCTCTTCGGTGAGGTGTGGAGCCGTACCGATAAACTGGGATTGCGTGATCGTAGCCTGGTGACTATCACCTCGCTTATCAGCCAGGGTATTACCGACAGTTCACTGACCTATCATTTGCAGACCGCCAGGCAGAACGGAATCACCCGTACCGAGATTGCCGAGATTATCACCCACATCGGTTTCTATGCCGGTTGGCCCAAGGCCTGGGCTGCCTTTCGGTTGGCCAAGGAGGTGTGGGCCGAGGATACCGCGGGCGATGATGCCCGGGCGGCTTTCCAGCGCGAGATGATATTCCCGATAGGCGAGCCCAACACGGCCTATGCCCGATATTTCATCGGGAACAGCTATCTGGCACCCATCTCCCGCGAGCAGGTGGTAGTGTCGAACGTGACCTTTGAACCGGGTTGCCGGAACAACTGGCATATCCATCGGGCCAAAAACGGGGGCGGGCAGATGCTTATCGGCGTAGCCGGCCGCGGTTGGTACCAGGAGGAGGGTAAACCGGCGGTTGAGATTCTTCCCGGTACGGTAATCCATATCCCGGCTAACGTAAAACACTGGCACGGTGCGGCCGCCGACAGCTGGTTTGCTCACCTGGCTTTCGAGATTCCCGGCGAGGAGACGGCCAACGAATGGCTGGAACCGGTCTCGGACGAGGCTTATAACCAACTGGACAAGTAA
- a CDS encoding helix-turn-helix domain-containing protein yields the protein MTTPLTIKTVSRCNQLFSVKTLHPTVSLIPLGGCTSLSQPLRLGLYAVWLTAGGGGSPVFFGRREYDFSDGMLVASSPGQLVDSDWWGGCNGAEGWLLCFHPLWIRLLKGGREAGAHSFFRYRPDEALHLSLRECTALFREMDGLEEELRWGIDECSRAILGDRMGLLLDYVARFYKRQFITRREVEADWLGATDTWLEQFFRSGQARHSALPTAETLAARAGCSPAYFDDALRQATGKDTRNYVNAKRIALAESLLQQGRLSVEEVAETLGFPTGHDFCTVFRRLRGEMPGMPCCCREMGILN from the coding sequence ATGACTACTCCGTTGACTATAAAGACCGTATCCCGTTGCAATCAACTCTTCTCGGTGAAGACGCTTCACCCCACGGTAAGCCTGATTCCGCTTGGCGGTTGCACGTCGTTGTCGCAACCGCTGCGGTTGGGCCTCTATGCGGTGTGGCTGACGGCTGGCGGGGGAGGCAGTCCGGTCTTTTTTGGTCGACGCGAGTATGACTTTTCCGACGGTATGCTCGTGGCTTCGTCGCCCGGCCAACTGGTTGATAGCGACTGGTGGGGCGGCTGCAACGGAGCAGAGGGTTGGTTGCTCTGTTTCCACCCTTTGTGGATACGCCTTTTGAAGGGGGGGCGCGAGGCGGGAGCTCATTCGTTCTTCCGGTATAGGCCCGACGAGGCTTTGCACCTCTCGTTGCGGGAGTGTACGGCTCTGTTTCGCGAGATGGACGGCCTGGAAGAGGAGCTACGCTGGGGTATCGACGAGTGTAGCCGGGCTATTCTCGGCGACCGCATGGGGCTGTTGCTCGACTACGTGGCCCGCTTCTACAAGCGGCAGTTCATTACCCGACGTGAGGTGGAGGCCGATTGGCTGGGAGCGACCGACACGTGGCTGGAACAGTTCTTCCGGTCGGGACAGGCTCGCCATTCCGCTTTGCCTACGGCCGAGACGTTGGCCGCCCGAGCAGGTTGTTCGCCCGCCTATTTCGACGACGCATTGAGGCAGGCAACCGGGAAAGATACCCGTAACTATGTCAATGCCAAGCGTATTGCCTTGGCTGAGTCTCTTTTGCAGCAGGGCCGGCTGAGTGTGGAGGAGGTGGCCGAGACTTTGGGATTCCCTACCGGGCACGATTTCTGCACCGTGTTCCGCCGGTTGCGGGGTGAAATGCCCGGTATGCCTTGTTGTTGCCGCGAAATGGGAATATTGAATTAG
- a CDS encoding DUF362 domain-containing protein — MNIRRNIFTFLLVAGAMAGCANAQHQSEATRPDAPTAGDSIPKVYLFKEISSENLVKIYQALGREAHGKVAVKLSTGEPGGHNFLQPALIKELVQLVNGTIVECNTAYGGGRSDTESHRRAAADHGFTAIAPVDIMDAEGEVELPVTGGKHLTRDIVGKNFLNYDFTIVLSHFKGHAMGGFGGAIKNMSIGIASSNGKRLIHSAGTSTTSWGNPAQDDFLESMAEAAKAVADHCGENILYISVANNLSVDCDCDSSPADPQMGDIGILASLDPVALDRACTDLVRSSADHGKIHLIERIDSRHGMHTLDHAEALGMGSQQYELVALD, encoded by the coding sequence ATGAACATACGAAGAAACATTTTTACCTTTTTACTGGTAGCCGGTGCGATGGCCGGTTGTGCCAATGCCCAGCATCAGTCCGAGGCTACCCGACCCGATGCGCCGACGGCCGGCGATTCGATACCCAAAGTGTATCTGTTCAAGGAAATATCGTCCGAGAATCTGGTCAAGATTTATCAGGCGCTTGGTCGTGAGGCTCACGGAAAAGTGGCGGTGAAACTGTCGACCGGCGAACCGGGCGGCCATAATTTTCTGCAACCGGCCTTGATCAAAGAGTTGGTGCAACTGGTCAATGGCACTATCGTGGAGTGTAATACCGCTTACGGAGGCGGTCGTTCCGATACCGAGAGTCATCGCCGGGCTGCTGCCGACCACGGCTTCACGGCCATAGCACCGGTCGATATCATGGATGCCGAGGGTGAGGTGGAGTTGCCAGTGACCGGAGGCAAGCACCTGACCCGCGACATTGTGGGAAAGAATTTCCTGAACTACGATTTCACGATTGTCCTCTCGCATTTCAAGGGTCATGCCATGGGCGGTTTCGGTGGGGCCATCAAAAACATGTCGATCGGCATCGCCTCGTCGAATGGCAAGCGGCTGATTCATTCGGCCGGAACCAGCACGACCAGTTGGGGTAATCCGGCGCAGGACGATTTTCTGGAATCGATGGCCGAGGCTGCCAAGGCTGTCGCCGACCATTGTGGTGAGAATATCCTATACATCAGCGTAGCCAACAATCTTTCGGTCGATTGCGACTGCGACTCGTCGCCGGCCGACCCGCAGATGGGCGACATAGGCATTCTGGCTTCGCTCGACCCGGTAGCGCTCGACAGGGCCTGTACCGATTTGGTGCGCTCGTCTGCCGACCACGGTAAGATTCATCTCATCGAGCGTATCGACTCGCGGCATGGCATGCACACGCTCGATCATGCCGAAGCCCTCGGTATGGGCAGCCAGCAATATGAACTGGTGGCTCTCGATTGA
- the porU gene encoding type IX secretion system sortase PorU — translation MKATAQHAIFTKILLPRLLWWLCVGGALLTAMPSRALNASHYASRSQLADGLWVKIAVYQSGIHQITYRELNRWGFSNPDAVTIFGYGGAMLPETFSEDDADDLTQIPILRTGSKILFYAQGPITWSYNEKNQEYEHEQNTYSTAGYYFITDSKSVTAALTDRNGSAATGMTDITSFDEHAVYEQKLYSPGATGRTFLGEDFRYTTSRNFTFEMPGVDNTAPVKLRTSFGAKVVGGSSYLVFTYQGETLPESTSDRVPSSSESTYDFFETTSTLKEIYLDSEELTFSLLFRQSGGSLSLARLNYFRFNYKRKLQLYNGSIQFRLKEVPQNSCYKLPGYTSTTRIWDISDPQNPVNIVPTVENGNARFVPTRDNEEYVAFDTEATQTSVSFVETVANQNLHGMATPDLVILAPKEYLSYAQSIAQLHQQLDGMEVAVIEHTTVFNEFSSGTPDATAYRRLMKMFFDREGGVNGKQLYLLLFGKGLYDNRKISETGKYVKYPTLLTYQHGTGADERASYTTDDYFGFLDDNSGVRIASDKLRVSVGRLPVKSEQEAKDVVSKLAGYIANTDKGSWKNQVCIVADDENYAEHMSQAEDISKILENSDAHCFINKIYTDAYTAEITSTGRTYPTAKKKLFQVLDDGVLVIDYIGHGSTVAWTHENLLNITDIQSMYLKRLPLFITATCDFGRYDHEDTSAGEILCLNPSGGGIALITTTRVVYISDNHYLNKGVAQSIFTRDENGNYPRLGDILRKAKCSIQQTDSNKLNYTLLGDPALKLLYPEYQIKVTEINGYDITQTTPTIQARDSVFIKGEVYTPQGEKATDYNGIICPTVYDSEVSVVTHGYGKEGSVFEFSERSNRLYVGKDSIVGGQFEIAFKVPREINFADDKGLINLYCYNDANQEGSGNESNFIVGGFNDSSNDDFEGPEIYYAYLNSDDFKNGDQVNESPLLIAEVYDPSGINISDAGIGHQMTVTLDNRTLYTDVASYFEPTVGEFGRGVITYPLSGLSEGNHSLRLKVWDTENNSSEVELSFSVKAGLKPVIYDLYADQNPAHTSTNFYLRHNRPDAIINVTISVYNLMGMEVWRYSGKGISDMFKSYPVNWDLTDSSGNRVPGGIYLYKAIISTDNEHEATRSKKLCVTGQ, via the coding sequence ATGAAAGCAACTGCACAACACGCCATATTCACAAAAATCCTCCTGCCCCGGCTGCTCTGGTGGCTCTGCGTGGGGGGAGCCCTGCTTACGGCGATGCCGTCGCGGGCACTCAATGCCAGCCATTATGCTTCGCGGTCGCAACTGGCCGACGGGTTGTGGGTGAAGATTGCCGTTTACCAATCGGGAATCCACCAGATTACCTACCGGGAGCTAAACCGATGGGGATTCTCCAATCCCGATGCCGTAACGATTTTCGGATACGGGGGGGCCATGCTGCCCGAAACCTTCTCGGAGGACGATGCCGACGACCTGACCCAAATCCCCATTCTGCGCACCGGATCCAAAATTCTGTTCTACGCCCAAGGCCCCATTACATGGAGCTACAACGAAAAGAACCAGGAATATGAGCATGAACAGAACACCTACTCTACGGCCGGATACTATTTCATCACCGACAGCAAGAGCGTCACGGCCGCGCTGACCGACCGTAACGGCAGTGCCGCGACGGGCATGACCGACATTACCTCGTTTGACGAACATGCCGTCTACGAACAGAAACTCTACTCGCCCGGCGCCACGGGCCGCACCTTTCTGGGCGAAGATTTCCGCTATACCACCTCGCGCAACTTCACCTTCGAGATGCCTGGCGTAGACAACACCGCACCGGTGAAACTGCGCACTTCGTTCGGAGCCAAAGTGGTGGGCGGCAGCAGCTATCTGGTATTCACCTATCAGGGAGAAACGTTGCCTGAAAGCACGTCAGACAGAGTGCCCAGCAGCTCGGAGAGCACCTACGACTTCTTTGAAACCACGTCGACCCTCAAAGAGATTTACCTCGACAGCGAAGAACTTACCTTCTCGCTCCTCTTCCGTCAAAGCGGGGGAAGCCTCTCGCTGGCCCGGCTCAACTATTTCCGCTTCAACTACAAACGCAAACTGCAACTCTACAACGGCAGTATCCAGTTCCGACTGAAAGAGGTGCCGCAAAACAGCTGTTACAAGCTGCCTGGCTACACGTCGACAACTCGCATCTGGGACATTTCGGACCCCCAGAACCCCGTCAACATTGTCCCCACTGTCGAGAACGGAAATGCCCGCTTCGTCCCTACCCGGGACAACGAAGAGTATGTGGCCTTCGATACCGAAGCGACTCAAACCTCGGTATCTTTTGTCGAGACCGTAGCCAATCAGAATCTGCACGGCATGGCTACCCCCGACCTGGTGATTCTGGCGCCCAAAGAGTATCTCTCCTATGCCCAAAGCATCGCCCAGCTGCATCAGCAACTCGACGGCATGGAAGTTGCCGTGATCGAACACACGACCGTATTCAACGAATTTTCATCGGGCACACCCGATGCTACCGCCTATCGCCGGCTGATGAAGATGTTTTTCGACCGTGAGGGAGGAGTCAACGGCAAACAGCTCTATCTGCTACTCTTCGGGAAGGGGCTCTACGACAACCGAAAGATAAGCGAGACCGGCAAATATGTGAAATACCCCACCCTGCTTACCTACCAGCACGGGACCGGAGCGGACGAACGGGCTTCCTACACGACCGACGACTACTTTGGCTTCCTCGATGATAATTCAGGAGTACGCATTGCCTCAGACAAACTGCGGGTGAGTGTAGGCCGGTTACCCGTAAAGAGCGAGCAGGAGGCCAAAGATGTAGTTTCCAAATTGGCCGGCTACATAGCCAATACCGACAAAGGCTCCTGGAAAAACCAGGTGTGCATCGTGGCCGACGACGAAAACTATGCCGAGCACATGTCACAGGCCGAGGACATTTCCAAGATTTTGGAGAACAGCGACGCCCACTGTTTCATCAACAAAATCTACACCGATGCCTACACGGCCGAAATCACCTCGACAGGTCGCACCTACCCCACAGCCAAAAAGAAACTGTTCCAGGTACTCGACGACGGGGTGCTTGTCATCGACTACATAGGTCATGGCAGCACCGTGGCCTGGACGCACGAGAACCTGCTCAACATCACCGACATACAGTCCATGTACTTGAAGCGGTTACCGCTCTTCATCACGGCCACCTGCGACTTCGGACGCTACGATCACGAGGATACCTCGGCCGGCGAGATTCTGTGCCTCAACCCCAGCGGCGGAGGCATTGCCCTCATCACCACAACCCGAGTGGTCTACATCAGCGACAATCACTACCTCAACAAGGGCGTAGCTCAAAGCATATTCACCCGCGACGAAAACGGCAACTATCCCCGATTGGGCGACATCTTGCGCAAGGCCAAATGCAGCATACAGCAGACCGACAGCAACAAGCTGAACTACACCTTGCTGGGGGATCCGGCTCTGAAACTGCTCTATCCCGAATATCAGATCAAGGTGACCGAAATCAACGGCTACGACATTACCCAGACAACCCCAACCATACAGGCGCGCGACTCGGTCTTCATCAAGGGCGAGGTCTATACCCCGCAAGGCGAGAAGGCCACCGACTACAACGGCATCATCTGCCCCACCGTCTACGATTCGGAGGTCTCGGTCGTGACCCACGGCTACGGTAAAGAGGGCTCGGTCTTCGAGTTTTCGGAACGAAGTAACCGGCTCTATGTGGGCAAGGACTCTATCGTAGGCGGCCAGTTCGAAATTGCCTTCAAAGTACCGCGGGAAATCAATTTCGCCGACGACAAGGGGTTGATCAACCTCTATTGCTATAACGATGCAAACCAGGAGGGCAGCGGCAACGAATCGAACTTTATCGTGGGCGGTTTCAACGACAGCTCGAACGATGATTTCGAAGGGCCCGAAATATACTATGCCTACCTCAACTCCGACGATTTCAAAAACGGCGACCAGGTCAACGAGTCGCCCCTGCTCATCGCCGAGGTGTACGACCCCTCGGGCATCAACATCTCCGATGCCGGGATAGGCCACCAGATGACGGTCACCCTCGACAACCGCACCCTGTACACCGATGTGGCCTCCTATTTCGAGCCTACGGTGGGCGAGTTTGGTCGCGGAGTCATCACCTATCCCCTGAGCGGACTGAGCGAAGGCAACCACAGCCTGCGGTTGAAAGTGTGGGATACCGAAAACAACTCGTCGGAAGTCGAACTCTCCTTCTCGGTGAAAGCCGGGCTCAAACCGGTCATCTATGACCTCTATGCCGACCAGAACCCGGCCCACACATCGACCAACTTCTACCTCCGCCACAACCGCCCCGATGCCATCATCAACGTGACCATATCGGTCTACAACCTCATGGGTATGGAGGTGTGGCGGTACTCGGGCAAAGGGATCTCCGACATGTTCAAGTCCTATCCCGTCAACTGGGACTTGACCGACAGCAGCGGCAACCGGGTGCCCGGTGGCATATACCTCTACAAGGCCATCATCTCGACCGACAACGAGCACGAGGCTACCCGCTCCAAGAAGCTATGTGTTACGGGCCAATAA
- a CDS encoding T9SS type A sorting domain-containing protein, which produces MKKITFYSFKKSLLTMAAVMGCVSLSYGQEAVEASYDDFGKPTAATDGNKHWQTKGEVLNVVNVAEESPLTFTPEGSAGYQAWDNSDNPILVYPGGASFDLKVTYDKDGWGCLTVFLLRSGVTPSADDKIFGTYDGNWISSGDNNNLYNSISAAAEEGVTVSSNDRTVSFPITIPEDMTEGQMAVVRFIICKDAASENKPYDGTPNTTTAYELAYCDYVVKVVPKKDYGSVTLVPVATEQGSAEIQSYDEATSSWVSASDLSRVEIGTELRVAVTPAEGYSVSSVMKNATALTANEEDGCFYFTVDEENIAILVSFQVASSIDRVESQNVYYNAGEAVLYTADAQRVEIFDLSGRVVMRAADVASVDVSTLNGGVYIAVVDGKVVKFVK; this is translated from the coding sequence ATGAAGAAAATTACTTTTTATTCTTTTAAAAAATCGTTGTTGACCATGGCGGCTGTAATGGGTTGCGTTTCGTTGTCTTATGGTCAAGAGGCCGTAGAAGCCAGTTATGACGACTTTGGTAAACCCACTGCCGCTACAGACGGTAACAAACACTGGCAAACCAAAGGCGAAGTGTTGAATGTAGTCAATGTGGCCGAGGAGTCTCCCTTGACCTTTACTCCTGAAGGCTCAGCGGGTTATCAGGCTTGGGACAATAGTGATAATCCTATTTTGGTCTATCCCGGCGGAGCTTCTTTCGACTTGAAAGTAACTTATGATAAAGATGGTTGGGGTTGCCTCACGGTATTCCTGTTGAGAAGTGGAGTAACTCCGAGTGCTGACGACAAGATTTTCGGAACCTATGACGGGAATTGGATAAGTTCTGGAGATAATAATAATCTTTATAACAGTATATCTGCCGCTGCAGAAGAAGGAGTTACCGTTTCTTCTAATGACAGAACTGTTTCTTTCCCGATTACCATACCGGAAGATATGACCGAAGGTCAAATGGCTGTGGTTAGATTTATTATCTGTAAGGATGCTGCATCAGAAAATAAGCCATATGATGGGACTCCCAATACTACGACTGCTTATGAGTTGGCCTACTGCGACTATGTGGTTAAAGTCGTTCCCAAGAAAGATTATGGCTCTGTAACGCTGGTTCCTGTTGCCACCGAACAAGGTTCTGCCGAGATTCAATCGTACGACGAGGCTACGAGCTCTTGGGTTAGTGCCAGCGACCTGAGCCGTGTAGAGATTGGTACTGAGTTGCGTGTAGCCGTTACGCCGGCCGAAGGTTATTCTGTAAGTAGCGTTATGAAGAACGCAACTGCTCTGACGGCAAACGAGGAGGACGGTTGTTTCTATTTCACGGTTGACGAAGAGAATATCGCTATCTTGGTATCTTTCCAGGTAGCATCGTCGATCGACCGGGTAGAGTCGCAAAATGTCTACTACAACGCCGGTGAGGCTGTGCTTTACACCGCCGATGCTCAACGTGTCGAAATCTTCGATTTGAGCGGCCGTGTAGTGATGAGAGCTGCCGATGTGGCATCGGTCGATGTATCGACGCTGAATGGTGGTGTATATATCGCCGTAGTAGACGGAAAGGTTGTTAAATTCGTGAAATAA
- a CDS encoding winged helix-turn-helix domain-containing protein — translation MKSDSIETITAEIKRLLYKENRISINDIMKTIHYPHEMVLIAIGYLLREDSIYFNEQYMIIEYKTFYF, via the coding sequence ATGAAATCAGATTCAATTGAAACAATAACTGCTGAAATAAAAAGGCTTTTATATAAAGAAAACCGGATAAGTATTAATGATATAATGAAAACAATTCATTATCCGCATGAAATGGTACTTATCGCAATAGGTTATCTTTTGCGTGAGGACAGTATATACTTTAATGAGCAGTATATGATCATTGAGTATAAAACATTTTATTTTTAA